Proteins co-encoded in one bacterium genomic window:
- a CDS encoding polyribonucleotide nucleotidyltransferase — protein sequence MSVTKIEQREGLNFVETIAHVPFGEGTELELSTGKVAKQANGAVLAKIGGTVVLAAAVMSDKPTDKDFFPLMVDYREKFYAAGRIPGSFFKREGRPGDKESLRARLIDRTLRPLFPKGFKYEVMVFITILALDQEHPAELVAMCAASAAIHISDIPFKKPIAGVRVGRLDGEFVVNPSFEQIEKLDMNLIVAGHREAINMVEAGSKEVSEADIVAGLELAHSNIRTITEGIDALRDKTGKPKIEYVEPEADADLVAKVEKLAAPHIKEIQATHEKKARDNRFKQAIEEILEELGEDYAERAGEVASIFGEIDETAMRRRVLAEGIRADGRKPTEIRPIWSEIDTLPSVHGSAIFTRGQTQALAVCTLGTTDDQQMVDEMSGVGWKRFYLHYNFPSFSVGEARPPRGPGRREIGHGALAERAVEAILPDKENFPYTIRLVVEILESNGSSSMATVCSSSMALMDAGVPVSRPVGGIAMGLIAGESDDELAILSDIQGIEDHCGDMDFKVCGTTEGITALQMDIKIDGVTSDMLARALDQARAGRLHILDKMNESIGEHREELKPHTPRMTILKVPTEKIREIIGGGGSTIRGIQEETGARIDIEDDGTVYVTATSGESSDAAIQMIDEIVREIEPGEVITGKVFRVIDSGAIVQLGPKKDGMIHISELEHHRVDKVEDVVNVGDEVTVKVLDVDKARGRIRLSRKALIEAPEGAASSDEGGNRGRGDRGDRGNRGPRGGGSRSGGDDRRQRRPRPPRKDRDGE from the coding sequence ATGAGCGTCACAAAGATCGAACAACGCGAAGGTTTGAACTTCGTCGAGACAATCGCCCACGTCCCGTTTGGCGAGGGCACCGAGTTGGAACTGAGCACCGGTAAGGTCGCGAAGCAGGCCAACGGCGCCGTGCTGGCGAAGATCGGTGGCACGGTTGTGCTTGCCGCTGCCGTCATGAGCGACAAGCCCACGGACAAAGACTTCTTTCCGCTGATGGTCGACTATCGCGAGAAGTTCTACGCCGCGGGCCGTATTCCCGGCAGCTTCTTCAAGCGCGAAGGCCGCCCCGGCGATAAGGAGAGCTTGCGTGCTCGCCTGATCGACCGCACGCTGCGTCCCCTTTTCCCGAAGGGCTTCAAGTACGAGGTGATGGTCTTCATCACCATCCTGGCGCTTGACCAGGAACACCCCGCGGAACTCGTCGCCATGTGCGCCGCCAGTGCCGCCATTCACATCAGCGACATCCCGTTCAAGAAGCCCATCGCCGGCGTGCGTGTTGGCCGTCTTGATGGTGAATTCGTCGTGAACCCCAGCTTCGAGCAGATCGAGAAGCTGGATATGAACCTGATCGTCGCTGGCCATCGCGAGGCCATCAATATGGTCGAGGCGGGCTCGAAGGAAGTCTCCGAGGCGGACATCGTTGCCGGCCTCGAGTTGGCTCACTCGAACATCCGCACGATCACCGAAGGCATCGATGCCCTGCGCGATAAGACGGGTAAGCCGAAGATCGAATACGTCGAGCCCGAAGCGGATGCGGACCTGGTTGCGAAGGTCGAGAAGCTAGCCGCCCCGCACATCAAGGAAATCCAGGCGACGCACGAGAAGAAAGCCCGCGACAATCGCTTCAAGCAGGCCATTGAGGAGATTCTGGAAGAATTGGGCGAGGACTACGCAGAGCGCGCTGGCGAAGTCGCCTCTATCTTCGGCGAAATCGACGAGACGGCGATGCGCCGCCGCGTTCTCGCCGAAGGCATTCGTGCCGACGGCCGTAAGCCGACGGAAATCCGCCCAATCTGGTCCGAGATTGATACGCTGCCGTCCGTTCACGGCTCGGCGATTTTCACGCGTGGCCAGACCCAGGCGCTTGCCGTCTGTACCCTTGGCACCACCGATGACCAGCAGATGGTCGACGAAATGTCCGGTGTGGGCTGGAAGCGTTTCTACCTGCACTACAACTTCCCGTCGTTCTCGGTCGGCGAGGCTCGTCCTCCGCGCGGCCCGGGTCGTCGTGAAATCGGTCACGGTGCCCTCGCCGAGCGTGCCGTCGAAGCCATCCTTCCCGACAAGGAAAACTTCCCGTACACGATCCGCCTGGTTGTCGAGATTCTGGAGTCCAACGGCTCCTCCTCGATGGCAACGGTTTGCTCCAGCTCGATGGCGCTGATGGACGCCGGCGTCCCCGTCTCGCGTCCGGTCGGCGGCATTGCGATGGGCCTGATCGCGGGCGAGAGCGACGATGAGTTGGCGATCCTCAGCGACATCCAGGGCATCGAAGATCACTGCGGCGACATGGACTTCAAGGTCTGCGGTACGACCGAGGGCATCACGGCGCTGCAGATGGACATCAAGATCGATGGCGTGACCAGCGACATGCTGGCCCGCGCTCTCGACCAGGCTCGCGCCGGTCGCCTGCACATCCTGGACAAGATGAATGAGTCCATTGGCGAGCACCGCGAAGAGCTGAAGCCGCATACGCCTCGCATGACGATCCTCAAGGTCCCGACCGAGAAGATCCGCGAGATCATCGGTGGTGGTGGCTCGACGATTCGCGGCATCCAGGAAGAGACTGGTGCGCGCATCGATATCGAAGACGACGGCACGGTCTACGTGACCGCGACGAGTGGCGAGTCTTCGGACGCGGCCATTCAGATGATCGACGAGATCGTCCGCGAAATCGAGCCGGGCGAAGTCATCACGGGCAAGGTCTTCCGTGTAATCGACTCGGGCGCCATCGTGCAGCTTGGGCCGAAGAAGGACGGCATGATCCACATCAGCGAACTGGAACACCACCGCGTGGACAAGGTCGAGGACGTCGTGAACGTCGGCGACGAAGTCACCGTGAAGGTTCTGGACGTCGACAAGGCCCGCGGCCGCATTCGCCTGAGCCGCAAGGCTCTGATCGAAGCACCGGAAGGTGCCGCATCCTCTGACGAGGGCGGCAACCGAGGCCGTGGCGATCGTGGCGATCGTGGAAACCGTGGACCGCGTGGTGGCGGCAGCCGCAGCGGTGGCGACGATCGTCGCCAGCGTCGTCCGCGTCCTCCGCGCAAGGATCGCGACGGCGAATAA
- the rpsO gene encoding 30S ribosomal protein S15, with amino-acid sequence MSITAERKAELIKEYGVKENDTGSPEVQVAVLTERINNLTEHLKVNQKDFHSRRGLLKMVGKRKSLLDYLRNTEIARYRALIARLGLRK; translated from the coding sequence ATGTCGATTACCGCAGAACGTAAGGCCGAATTGATCAAAGAGTATGGCGTAAAGGAAAACGACACGGGTTCGCCGGAAGTCCAGGTGGCCGTGTTGACCGAGCGCATCAACAATCTGACCGAGCATCTGAAGGTCAATCAGAAGGACTTCCACAGCCGTCGCGGCCTGCTGAAGATGGTTGGTAAGCGCAAGAGCCTTCTGGACTACCTGCGCAACACCGAAATCGCGCGCTACCGCGCTCTGATTGCCCGACTTGGACTGCGTAAGTAA
- a CDS encoding class I SAM-dependent methyltransferase yields MINLPTDVPIQHIDSPIDQADFERFEADIAAFVEARDSIYCHIPQKGGWHSFLPDREKLLEYYLTMQAIQFGPKSVYMDVASCMSLFPNYVAERFGSTVIRQDLFYEPGLQFVDYPRIDQSSTKDDVRIAALGSNGSEMSLASDSIDAITLHCSFEHFEGDSDSRFMQEALRILRPGGRILVIPFYIGGEHQEIVQQDQVSGCQFHRYYSYQSFVDRVLSKLDADIRIEFLYYPNHKEIDPAFYCCYSMCIVKQ; encoded by the coding sequence ATGATCAACCTGCCGACAGACGTCCCCATCCAGCACATCGATTCGCCGATCGACCAGGCCGACTTCGAGAGGTTCGAGGCGGACATCGCGGCCTTTGTTGAGGCGCGCGATTCGATCTACTGCCACATTCCGCAGAAAGGCGGGTGGCATTCCTTCCTGCCCGATCGCGAGAAACTCCTCGAATACTACCTGACGATGCAGGCGATTCAGTTCGGCCCGAAGTCGGTCTACATGGATGTCGCCAGTTGCATGAGTCTTTTCCCGAACTACGTGGCCGAGCGATTCGGTTCAACGGTCATTCGGCAGGATCTCTTCTACGAGCCCGGTCTGCAGTTTGTCGACTATCCCCGGATCGACCAATCGAGTACAAAGGACGACGTGCGCATTGCGGCGCTCGGCTCCAACGGGTCGGAGATGTCATTGGCATCGGACAGCATCGACGCCATCACTCTGCATTGCTCCTTCGAGCACTTTGAGGGGGATTCGGACAGCCGATTCATGCAGGAGGCACTGCGTATCTTGCGCCCGGGCGGGAGAATCCTGGTGATTCCTTTCTACATCGGCGGAGAACACCAGGAAATCGTTCAGCAGGATCAAGTCTCCGGCTGCCAGTTCCACCGCTACTACAGCTACCAGTCGTTTGTGGATCGCGTGCTGAGTAAGCTCGACGCCGACATTCGGATCGAGTTTCTGTACTACCCGAATCACAAGGAGATCGATCCGGCGTTCTACTGCTGCTACTCGATGTGCATCGTGAAGCAGTAG